From a region of the Methanobacterium formicicum DSM 3637 genome:
- the npdG gene encoding NADPH-dependent F420 reductase: MKIAIIGGTGGQGLGIAIRFVQAGEEVIIGSRTIEKAQTAVDKVKDLLDNVENLKAAENVDAAAEAEILVLTVPLAAQKSTLLSIKEEAKGKILLDATGPLESAIGGSPTRCIYLPEGAASERAQKTLPETNIICAFNNISSGALMNFNEPIDCDCLISGDNPESKATAAKLIEQIPGVQVVDCGPLERAQIIEKITPLLIGLNIQKTCKDAGIRITGINPECKL, from the coding sequence ATGAAAATAGCAATAATAGGTGGAACTGGTGGACAGGGACTTGGAATTGCAATACGATTTGTACAAGCAGGAGAAGAGGTTATAATCGGATCAAGAACCATAGAAAAAGCCCAAACAGCAGTAGACAAAGTTAAAGATCTTTTAGACAATGTAGAGAATCTTAAAGCTGCCGAAAACGTTGATGCTGCAGCAGAAGCTGAAATTTTGGTTTTAACTGTACCATTAGCAGCTCAAAAATCAACTTTACTCTCAATTAAAGAAGAAGCAAAGGGTAAAATATTATTAGACGCAACTGGACCTTTAGAATCAGCAATAGGAGGATCACCCACCCGATGCATATACCTACCGGAAGGAGCAGCATCAGAAAGAGCACAGAAGACCCTACCAGAAACCAATATTATCTGTGCATTCAACAACATCAGCAGTGGAGCCCTGATGAATTTCAACGAACCCATAGACTGTGATTGCCTCATATCCGGCGATAACCCAGAATCTAAAGCGACAGCTGCTAAATTAATTGAACAAATACCCGGAGTACAGGTTGTAGACTGTGGACCCCTGGAAAGAGCCCAGATCATAGAAAAAATCACTCCACTGCTCATAGGTTTGAACATTCAAAAAACCTGTAAAGATGCAGGAATACGAATAACTGGCATAAACCCCGAGTGCAAACTGTGA
- a CDS encoding TetR/AcrR family transcriptional regulator: METKSRILETAFKLFLKKGFAGVSLNEVIKASDITTGGFYYHFDSKEALMVAVIQKYIFNYFNSTIEQIRHFEGTPKEKLKSAALSMIGEDQTTQLVESTTKIDYRVLNLLLLEGVQKYDIISEHYTEFYYNLFKFNKDVIEDGISHGIIRTDVDLNELAMMTQTVLVGTIVMWVIMPTLPLEKTLRTNIDQLWDYMKK, translated from the coding sequence ATGGAAACAAAATCTAGAATTCTGGAAACAGCTTTCAAGCTTTTTCTAAAAAAAGGATTTGCTGGTGTTTCATTAAATGAAGTTATAAAAGCATCAGATATTACTACTGGTGGTTTTTACTATCACTTTGACAGTAAAGAGGCTTTGATGGTCGCAGTGATTCAAAAATACATTTTTAACTATTTTAATTCAACTATAGAACAGATTAGACATTTTGAAGGCACACCAAAAGAAAAATTAAAAAGTGCAGCACTATCCATGATAGGAGAGGATCAGACCACCCAGCTGGTGGAAAGCACAACAAAAATAGATTACAGAGTCTTGAATCTGTTGTTACTTGAAGGTGTCCAGAAATATGATATAATAAGTGAACATTACACTGAATTTTATTATAACCTGTTTAAATTCAACAAAGATGTGATTGAAGATGGTATATCCCATGGAATAATTAGAACAGATGTGGATCTTAATGAACTAGCCATGATGACTCAAACTGTTCTGGTTGGAACAATTGTAATGTGGGTGATAATGCCAACTCTGCCCCTTGAAAAAACATTACGAACCAACATAGACCAATTATGGGATTATATGAAAAAATAA